Proteins encoded in a region of the Haloarchaeobius salinus genome:
- a CDS encoding alpha/beta hydrolase, whose amino-acid sequence MTAETVLVPGAREVRASLDESVADADACVVACPPHPQHRGHRGDKRLVAVADAVTAGGVDCLRIDYGDWDEGYGEREDVRNAVRWAADRYDRVGLFGFSFGGCLSILAAASVDVPVTAVSALAPADRLADDLDAVAALTDIDCPVQICYGERDDVVDWERIVERAEELGIETVRFGADHFFVGQHGKVADAVSEFLLREL is encoded by the coding sequence GTGACAGCCGAAACAGTTCTCGTACCCGGGGCCAGGGAGGTCCGTGCGAGCCTCGACGAATCGGTAGCCGACGCCGACGCCTGCGTCGTCGCGTGCCCGCCGCACCCACAGCACCGCGGCCACCGCGGCGACAAGCGACTGGTCGCCGTCGCCGACGCGGTGACAGCGGGTGGCGTCGACTGCCTGCGCATCGACTACGGCGACTGGGACGAGGGCTACGGCGAACGCGAGGACGTGCGCAACGCCGTGCGCTGGGCGGCCGACCGCTACGACCGCGTCGGACTGTTCGGGTTCAGCTTCGGCGGCTGTCTCTCCATCCTCGCCGCCGCGAGCGTCGACGTCCCCGTCACCGCGGTCAGCGCGCTCGCCCCCGCCGACCGCCTCGCCGACGACCTCGACGCGGTCGCCGCGCTTACGGACATCGACTGCCCGGTGCAGATCTGCTACGGCGAGCGCGACGACGTCGTCGACTGGGAGCGCATCGTCGAGCGTGCGGAGGAGCTCGGCATCGAGACAGTGCGCTTCGGCGCGGACCACTTCTTCGTCGGCCAGCACGGGAAGGTCGCGGACGCGGTGTCGGAGTTCCTGCTGCGGGAGCTCTGA
- a CDS encoding AAA family ATPase: protein MCARRRLSPNDGRARGHCRTRMGGPTNHRALADDHTPHRMRRWPMLLVVCGLPGAGKTTIAEAVADRVDGRLVRTDVVRKDLFPDPEYTEAEKLAVYAELLARGREAVEDGETAVLDGTFKEARFREDVVDLAADLGVDFRLVKVECDEAVARRRIRERTDDESDADPELHSRFRELFDPVECDHVVVDNSGDLEATLARVDELFPVAEPSGVPAGE from the coding sequence ATGTGCGCTCGGCGTCGTCTGTCTCCCAATGACGGCCGGGCACGGGGACACTGCCGGACACGGATGGGCGGACCGACGAACCACCGCGCGCTCGCGGACGACCACACCCCACACAGGATGCGACGGTGGCCGATGTTGCTAGTCGTCTGTGGCCTGCCCGGTGCGGGCAAGACGACCATCGCGGAGGCGGTGGCCGACCGCGTCGACGGCCGGCTCGTCCGCACCGACGTGGTGCGCAAGGACCTCTTCCCCGACCCCGAGTACACGGAGGCCGAGAAGCTGGCGGTGTACGCCGAACTCCTCGCCCGCGGCCGCGAGGCCGTCGAGGACGGCGAGACGGCGGTGCTCGACGGCACGTTCAAGGAGGCCCGCTTCCGTGAGGACGTCGTCGACCTCGCGGCCGACCTCGGCGTCGACTTCCGGCTCGTGAAGGTCGAGTGCGACGAGGCCGTCGCACGTCGGCGCATCCGCGAGCGCACCGACGACGAGAGCGACGCCGACCCGGAGCTGCACTCGCGGTTCCGCGAGCTGTTCGACCCCGTCGAGTGCGACCACGTCGTCGTCGACAACTCCGGCGACCTCGAGGCGACGCTCGCCCGGGTCGACGAGCTGTTCCCGGTGGCGGAGCCGTCGGGCGTGCCGGCGGGGGAGTGA
- a CDS encoding DUF4013 domain-containing protein, which produces MSLDPSTDVCPRCGVDQTGKTSPDSNRGRRDRDGGQSASASTDRRESNRDRSGRRGDRRNDDSRANERGGRQGGRTGRTDGRSADQGRDGRRSDDHGQPRGDTRRRRESDANRRDDRREARDRRERSTDRGRPHDDERRAHGSDGRRRDDEPEPPRHDTDPEPRHRDRDRRDEPARRDDRRDQRTDSPPASSGRPETDNRRPREEPVDDGTTGSGTTTRTEPVDHEERSPPREQASGTEQRRHDGEPPRKATGGGGGAQVRAATEDVDRPAGHEPNTRGTDSLGTDMKYPMNEEGWWKTIAIGTVLEYLSIFLLPALLLLGYYVRVIRQRLAGDPEPPSFSDPGELLVDGLKGTIIAGMYSVIPIVAFVVFVLGSITAILNGNFQQGLGSLLTGVLIWLGLTALFSYAGFAGLARFADTGSMLSGFSPKLAKVLVSGTWFIAWLKVWVVTSIAGTISVVIAIIPVVQLITVVLTPLKIKYVMTVTFKIFADAYADIYQAPGDIGT; this is translated from the coding sequence GTGAGTCTCGACCCGTCGACCGACGTCTGTCCCCGCTGTGGGGTCGACCAGACCGGGAAGACGTCGCCGGACTCGAACCGGGGTCGGCGTGACCGGGACGGGGGCCAGTCGGCGTCCGCCAGCACGGACAGACGGGAGTCGAACAGGGACCGGTCGGGACGACGTGGCGACCGGCGCAACGACGACAGTCGGGCGAACGAACGGGGCGGGCGGCAGGGCGGACGGACGGGCCGGACGGACGGGCGGAGCGCGGACCAGGGTCGGGACGGTCGACGCAGCGACGACCACGGCCAGCCCCGTGGCGACACCCGTCGACGCCGGGAGAGCGACGCGAACCGTCGCGACGACCGTCGCGAGGCCCGCGACCGCCGTGAGCGGTCCACCGACCGCGGCCGACCGCACGACGACGAGCGTCGGGCGCACGGGTCGGACGGTCGACGGCGGGACGACGAACCCGAGCCGCCCCGTCACGACACGGACCCGGAGCCGAGACATCGGGACCGCGACCGGCGCGACGAGCCGGCGCGCCGTGACGACCGTCGGGACCAGCGCACCGACAGTCCACCGGCCTCGAGCGGCCGACCGGAGACCGACAACCGGCGGCCACGCGAGGAGCCCGTCGACGACGGGACAACCGGCAGTGGGACGACGACGCGGACGGAGCCCGTCGACCACGAGGAGCGGTCACCGCCCCGGGAGCAGGCGTCCGGGACGGAGCAGCGGCGGCACGACGGCGAGCCGCCCCGGAAGGCCACAGGCGGTGGCGGCGGGGCACAGGTCCGGGCAGCCACCGAGGACGTGGACCGTCCGGCGGGCCACGAGCCCAACACCCGGGGGACGGACAGCCTCGGCACCGACATGAAGTACCCGATGAACGAGGAGGGCTGGTGGAAGACCATCGCCATCGGGACCGTCCTGGAGTACCTGAGTATCTTCCTCCTCCCGGCCTTGCTGCTGCTGGGGTACTACGTCCGCGTGATACGACAGCGCCTCGCCGGGGACCCGGAGCCGCCGTCGTTCTCGGACCCGGGCGAGCTCCTGGTCGACGGCCTCAAGGGTACCATCATCGCCGGCATGTACAGCGTCATCCCGATCGTCGCGTTCGTCGTGTTCGTGCTGGGGAGCATCACGGCGATCCTGAACGGCAACTTCCAGCAGGGGCTCGGGAGCCTGCTGACCGGGGTCCTCATCTGGCTCGGGCTGACGGCGCTGTTCAGCTACGCGGGCTTCGCCGGGCTCGCCAGGTTCGCCGACACCGGTTCGATGCTGTCGGGCTTCTCGCCGAAACTGGCCAAGGTCCTCGTCAGCGGGACCTGGTTCATCGCGTGGCTGAAGGTGTGGGTCGTCACGTCCATCGCGGGGACGATCTCGGTGGTCATCGCAATCATTCCGGTCGTCCAGCTCATCACCGTGGTCCTGACGCCGTTGAAGATCAAGTACGTGATGACGGTCACGTTCAAGATCTTCGCCGACGCGTACGCGGATATCTACCAGGCTCCGGGTGACATCGGGACGTGA
- a CDS encoding type II toxin-antitoxin system VapC family toxin, translating into MMTLVDTDVFLAALVADDEHGETARGFLEGTDDIATSTLTMLELQSILVDGAGMDEAAVKEACADIVDEIDVYEADMDDFGLAKAMRDGTDRGEDLTNNDWTLLAMAANIGVDLATFDERKHTQGAVAPEP; encoded by the coding sequence ATGATGACCCTCGTGGACACCGATGTCTTCCTCGCCGCGCTGGTCGCCGACGACGAGCACGGGGAGACGGCTCGGGGGTTCCTCGAGGGGACCGACGACATCGCCACGTCGACGCTGACGATGCTCGAGCTGCAGTCGATCCTCGTCGACGGTGCGGGTATGGACGAGGCGGCGGTCAAGGAGGCCTGTGCGGACATCGTGGACGAGATAGACGTGTACGAGGCGGACATGGACGACTTCGGGCTGGCGAAGGCGATGCGCGACGGCACCGACCGCGGTGAGGACCTGACGAACAACGACTGGACGCTGCTCGCGATGGCGGCGAATATCGGTGTGGACCTGGCGACGTTCGACGAGCGGAAGCATACCCAGGGTGCGGTCGCACCCGAGCCCTGA
- the trmY gene encoding tRNA (pseudouridine(54)-N(1))-methyltransferase TrmY, which translates to MRQFVICGHEVPTTPDFSLDALASDAGRLDLLCRCLNAAFLTSHGLREAVRVHLVLQDEFTVTVDGGSVRNLHPDERSTAALIRTALEHREDAIGHQPAESSPGISIRRVGLDVVLEECARDGTVVQLHEDGEPANEAEPPENPTFVLSDHRDFTDAEAELLGETAEERLRLGPTLLHADHAVTVAHHYLDTDGYTTF; encoded by the coding sequence ATGCGACAGTTCGTCATCTGCGGTCACGAGGTGCCCACGACCCCCGACTTCTCGCTGGACGCGCTGGCGAGCGATGCGGGCCGGCTGGACCTGCTCTGTCGGTGTCTGAACGCGGCGTTCCTCACGAGTCACGGCCTGCGCGAGGCGGTCCGGGTCCACCTCGTGCTGCAGGACGAATTCACGGTGACCGTCGACGGCGGGTCGGTACGGAACCTGCACCCGGACGAGCGGTCGACGGCGGCACTGATTCGCACCGCGCTGGAGCACCGCGAGGATGCCATCGGCCACCAGCCCGCCGAGTCGTCCCCGGGCATCAGTATCCGGCGGGTGGGGCTCGATGTCGTGCTCGAGGAGTGCGCTCGCGACGGGACCGTCGTCCAGCTCCACGAGGACGGCGAGCCCGCCAACGAGGCCGAACCACCGGAGAACCCGACGTTCGTGCTCTCGGACCACCGCGACTTCACCGACGCGGAGGCGGAGCTGCTCGGCGAGACTGCGGAGGAGCGGCTCCGGCTGGGGCCGACGCTGCTGCACGCCGACCACGCCGTCACGGTCGCACACCACTACCTCGACACCGACGGCTATACGACGTTCTGA
- a CDS encoding tRNA pseudouridine(54/55) synthase Pus10, which yields MDDFDDAVRAILATGPVCDACLGRPFADRSFGLTNAERGKGLRVSLALAEDEPYEPVDADGCWVCEGLCDRFDEYAELVADGLADIEFETYQVGTRAPPLVEENDRLLREDAGLEPDAGELFKSEFNREVGKRVGRLTDTEVDFERPDVLALVNLDAAAEEPSSHAVEVQVNPAFVYGRYRKLERDIPQTEWPCRECGGSGVQLGDDGEEPCDHCGGSGYLYDMSVEEHVTPHVLEAMDGDEALFHGAGREDVDALMLGTGRPFVAEVKHPRSREPDVEALEERINEDAAGAIEVEGLRLATHEMVERVKELDASKTYRAAVEFDEPVDEDALADAIATLDGATVRQHTPHRVDHRRAKLDRERTVYEISAELDDDDRHATVDVHGEGGLYIKELISGDEGRTEPSLAGLLGVGATVTALDVLAVEGEDEPFDDPEFLR from the coding sequence ATGGACGACTTCGACGACGCGGTCCGGGCCATCCTGGCGACCGGGCCGGTCTGTGACGCCTGTCTGGGGCGGCCGTTCGCGGACCGCAGCTTCGGGCTGACGAACGCCGAACGGGGGAAGGGGCTGCGCGTCTCGCTCGCGCTCGCCGAGGACGAGCCGTACGAGCCCGTCGACGCCGACGGGTGCTGGGTCTGCGAGGGACTCTGCGACCGCTTCGACGAGTACGCGGAGCTGGTCGCCGACGGCCTCGCTGACATCGAGTTCGAGACGTACCAGGTCGGGACGCGCGCGCCGCCGCTGGTGGAGGAGAACGACCGCCTGCTGCGGGAGGACGCCGGACTCGAACCCGACGCGGGCGAGCTGTTCAAGAGCGAGTTCAACCGCGAGGTCGGCAAGCGCGTCGGTCGCCTGACCGACACCGAGGTCGACTTCGAACGTCCGGACGTGCTCGCGCTGGTGAACCTCGACGCGGCCGCCGAGGAACCCTCCAGCCACGCCGTCGAGGTGCAGGTCAACCCGGCGTTCGTCTACGGGCGCTACCGCAAGCTCGAACGCGACATCCCCCAGACCGAGTGGCCCTGCCGCGAGTGCGGCGGCTCCGGCGTCCAGCTCGGCGACGACGGCGAGGAGCCCTGCGACCACTGCGGCGGCTCGGGCTACCTCTACGACATGAGCGTCGAGGAGCACGTCACGCCGCACGTGCTGGAGGCCATGGACGGCGACGAGGCGCTGTTCCACGGCGCGGGCCGGGAGGACGTCGACGCGCTCATGCTCGGGACGGGCCGGCCCTTCGTCGCCGAGGTCAAGCACCCCCGGAGCCGCGAGCCCGACGTCGAGGCGCTGGAGGAGCGAATCAACGAGGACGCCGCAGGCGCAATCGAGGTCGAGGGACTCCGGCTGGCCACCCACGAGATGGTCGAGCGCGTGAAGGAGCTCGACGCCTCGAAGACCTACCGTGCCGCCGTCGAGTTCGACGAGCCCGTGGACGAGGACGCGCTCGCCGACGCCATCGCCACGCTCGACGGAGCCACCGTCCGCCAGCACACCCCTCACAGGGTCGACCACCGGCGCGCCAAGCTGGACCGCGAACGCACCGTCTACGAGATCTCGGCCGAACTCGACGACGACGACCGCCACGCCACCGTCGACGTCCACGGCGAGGGCGGCCTCTACATCAAGGAGCTCATCAGCGGCGACGAGGGCCGCACCGAGCCCTCGCTCGCCGGTCTGCTGGGCGTCGGCGCGACGGTCACCGCGCTCGACGTGCTCGCCGTCGAGGGCGAGGACGAGCCGTTCGACGACCCCGAGTTCCTGCGATAG
- the rnhB gene encoding ribonuclease HII, with translation MRFGVDEAGKGPVFGSMWAAAVVVPRAAVLPDGVDDSKRLAPARREELATEIREDDRIRVGIAELTPERIDDPETDMNSLTVAVQAEALDDAGVDGARGVVDAGDTDAARFGRRVADAAGGDLHVVPAHRADESDAVVAAASIVAKVARDAQMAALADEYGPVGSGYPSDNTTREFLADYVEETGELPPFARESWSTCADALAAAEQAALDEF, from the coding sequence ATGCGATTCGGTGTCGACGAGGCCGGCAAGGGACCGGTGTTCGGCTCGATGTGGGCGGCGGCGGTGGTCGTCCCGCGAGCCGCCGTGCTCCCGGACGGTGTGGACGACTCGAAGCGGCTCGCACCGGCGCGACGCGAGGAACTCGCCACCGAGATCCGCGAGGACGACCGGATCCGTGTCGGCATCGCGGAACTCACCCCCGAACGGATCGACGACCCGGAAACGGACATGAACTCGCTGACGGTCGCGGTGCAGGCGGAGGCGCTGGACGACGCGGGCGTGGACGGGGCTCGCGGCGTCGTGGACGCGGGCGACACCGACGCCGCGAGGTTCGGCCGGCGGGTCGCGGACGCGGCCGGGGGTGACCTCCACGTCGTCCCGGCCCATCGCGCCGACGAATCGGACGCCGTCGTCGCCGCGGCGAGCATCGTCGCGAAGGTCGCCCGCGACGCTCAGATGGCCGCACTGGCCGACGAGTACGGCCCTGTGGGCTCCGGATACCCGAGCGACAACACCACCCGCGAGTTCCTGGCGGACTACGTCGAGGAGACGGGCGAGCTACCGCCGTTCGCCCGCGAGTCGTGGTCCACCTGCGCCGACGCCCTGGCCGCCGCCGAGCAGGCCGCGCTGGACGAGTTCTGA
- a CDS encoding universal stress protein: MLPTDGSEPSMEAFEYAVDLAKWYGATLRTSPTRTATASRPSSMPVLAVNSGE; the protein is encoded by the coding sequence ATCCTCCCGACCGACGGCAGCGAGCCCAGCATGGAAGCGTTCGAGTACGCCGTCGACCTGGCGAAGTGGTACGGTGCGACACTGCGTACGTCGCCGACACGAACCGCGACAGCGTCACGACCGTCGTCGATGCCGGTGCTGGCGGTCAACAGCGGCGAGTAG
- a CDS encoding preprotein translocase subunit SecD has translation MNVRENWRVLLLAVMLVASGVILFVPGVVGGGGGDGDTASQGMTNLQYGIELDGGTRLRAPVVGMTAEDVSFAGMDGVEESQRRQGMATDLGVPTQDVYFQPEQGTVEVFNKSVSESEFASALNGVGFRTADGEQFTENDIRDGVTDATRQQIVDTLDRKLAESGLTAGSARVATTPQGQNYIVIEAPNQGAEELEQLVSQRGSVQLVARYPGDNGTMEETTLVTEDGIDNVDSPEAGQSSPYEVPVVLKQDAANQFARVLNQNDFTTTGVESRTCGGAQKNDQGYCLLTVVDGEVASSHSLGASLADSIRSGQFQEDPRFVMGAQNRSEAQTIAVSLRAGALRAPLDTEGRQVYTLEPALADRFKLNSLITGIVAVLAVSGVVYLRYGKPRVAVPMVLTALAEVVLLLAFVAGVRLPLDLSHMAGFIAVIGTGVDDLIIIADEVMAEGEVNSTRVFQSRFRKAFWVIGAAAATTIIAMSPLAVLSLGDLRGFAIVTILGVLIGVLVTRPAYGDILRWLSVED, from the coding sequence ATGAACGTCCGCGAGAACTGGCGGGTGCTCCTGCTCGCCGTGATGCTCGTCGCCAGCGGCGTCATCCTGTTCGTGCCGGGCGTCGTCGGCGGCGGTGGCGGTGACGGCGACACCGCCTCGCAGGGGATGACGAACCTCCAGTACGGCATCGAGCTCGACGGCGGGACGCGGCTTCGCGCCCCGGTCGTCGGGATGACCGCGGAGGACGTGAGCTTCGCCGGGATGGACGGTGTGGAAGAGAGCCAGCGACGGCAGGGCATGGCCACGGACCTGGGCGTCCCGACGCAGGACGTCTACTTCCAGCCCGAGCAGGGCACCGTCGAGGTGTTCAACAAGTCCGTCAGCGAGTCCGAGTTCGCGAGCGCCCTGAACGGGGTCGGCTTCCGGACCGCCGACGGCGAGCAGTTCACCGAGAACGACATCCGCGACGGCGTGACCGATGCCACCCGCCAGCAGATCGTCGACACGCTCGACCGGAAGCTGGCCGAATCCGGCCTCACGGCGGGGTCGGCACGCGTCGCGACGACCCCCCAGGGGCAGAACTACATCGTCATCGAGGCCCCGAACCAGGGTGCCGAGGAGCTCGAGCAGCTGGTGAGCCAGCGTGGCTCCGTCCAGCTCGTCGCCCGCTACCCCGGCGACAACGGGACGATGGAGGAGACGACGCTGGTGACCGAGGACGGGATCGACAACGTCGACAGCCCCGAGGCCGGCCAGAGCAGTCCCTACGAGGTACCGGTCGTGCTCAAGCAGGACGCGGCGAACCAGTTCGCCCGGGTGCTGAACCAGAACGACTTCACGACCACGGGCGTCGAGTCCCGCACCTGCGGCGGGGCACAGAAGAACGACCAGGGGTACTGTCTGCTGACCGTCGTCGACGGCGAGGTGGCGTCCTCGCACTCGCTCGGCGCGAGTCTCGCGGACTCCATCCGCTCGGGGCAGTTCCAGGAGGACCCCCGGTTCGTGATGGGCGCACAGAACCGTAGCGAGGCACAGACCATCGCGGTCAGCCTGCGCGCCGGCGCACTGCGAGCCCCGCTCGACACCGAAGGCCGGCAGGTCTACACGCTGGAGCCCGCGCTCGCGGACCGATTCAAGCTGAACTCGCTCATCACCGGTATCGTCGCGGTGCTCGCGGTCAGCGGCGTGGTCTACCTGCGCTACGGGAAGCCCCGCGTCGCGGTCCCGATGGTGCTGACCGCGCTGGCGGAGGTCGTGCTCCTGCTCGCGTTCGTCGCCGGGGTGCGACTCCCCCTCGACCTCTCGCACATGGCCGGCTTCATCGCCGTCATCGGGACGGGGGTGGACGACCTCATCATCATCGCCGACGAGGTGATGGCGGAGGGCGAGGTGAACTCGACGCGGGTGTTCCAGTCGCGCTTCCGTAAGGCGTTCTGGGTGATCGGCGCGGCGGCGGCGACGACCATCATCGCGATGTCGCCGCTGGCTGTGCTGAGCCTCGGCGACCTGCGCGGGTTCGCCATCGTCACCATCCTGGGCGTGCTCATCGGGGTGCTCGTCACCCGGCCCGCCTACGGTGACATCCTGCGCTGGCTGTCCGTCGAGGACTGA
- the secF gene encoding protein translocase subunit SecF: MSKFEVPEVDYTRYSNRQLAAVPLAVLAVALVVIAGWYVMFGTPVSLGTDFTGGTELTVQTDTPRGEIEQAFDAEVLSTQQVRDPTSNNPTYVVTFGPEADGSALDQQATDNLEPACSNPEECEIVLSRQTVSPAFASGAQSTALLGLVVAFTGMSLLAFGLFRTFVPSAAIVISAFSDIVIPLAVMNLLGIELSLGTVAALLMLVGYSVDSDILLNNHILRRSGGFYESTKRAMDTGVTMTLTSISAMAVMALTATLFGIDLMASIGLVLVLGLTADLMNTYMLNLSLLRWYKLGEVTPE, from the coding sequence ATGAGCAAGTTCGAGGTACCGGAAGTCGACTACACCCGGTACTCGAATCGCCAGCTCGCGGCGGTGCCCCTCGCCGTCCTCGCCGTCGCGCTGGTGGTTATCGCCGGGTGGTACGTCATGTTCGGAACGCCGGTGTCGCTGGGAACGGACTTCACCGGCGGGACCGAACTCACGGTACAGACAGACACGCCGAGAGGCGAGATCGAGCAGGCGTTCGACGCCGAGGTGCTGTCGACACAGCAGGTCCGCGACCCGACCTCGAACAACCCGACCTACGTCGTCACGTTCGGGCCGGAGGCCGACGGCTCGGCGCTCGACCAGCAGGCGACGGACAATCTGGAGCCAGCGTGTTCGAACCCCGAGGAGTGTGAGATCGTCCTCTCCAGACAGACCGTGTCGCCCGCGTTCGCGTCCGGTGCACAGAGCACGGCCCTCCTCGGCCTCGTCGTCGCGTTCACCGGGATGAGCCTGCTCGCGTTCGGGCTGTTCCGGACGTTCGTCCCGTCCGCGGCCATCGTCATCTCCGCGTTCTCCGACATCGTCATCCCGCTCGCGGTGATGAACCTGCTGGGCATCGAGCTCTCGCTGGGGACCGTCGCCGCGCTGTTGATGCTCGTCGGCTACTCCGTCGACTCCGACATCCTGCTGAACAACCACATCCTCCGGCGGTCGGGTGGGTTCTACGAGAGCACGAAGCGGGCGATGGACACCGGCGTGACGATGACGCTCACGTCGATATCCGCGATGGCTGTCATGGCCCTCACGGCGACGCTGTTCGGCATCGACCTGATGGCCTCCATCGGACTGGTGCTGGTGCTCGGGCTGACGGCCGACCTCATGAACACCTACATGCTGAACCTGAGTCTGCTTCGCTGGTACAAGCTCGGGGAGGTGACGCCGGAATGA
- a CDS encoding DUF5812 family protein — MTEKTGTFLVTEADDESAILRDVETGQIHTLAEHDGYEQREVVGATLEAEPPMEVVWTVVEESYRRTVELVDSDLSPTQQAMEIAEEQAVGELERVERAGTGEIHVLSVPPEQVPDAVEDVLEDEETVARAARVGAVRVEVRSDADAGVLNVRYLPD, encoded by the coding sequence ATGACCGAGAAGACGGGGACGTTCCTCGTGACGGAGGCCGACGACGAGTCGGCCATCCTGCGGGACGTGGAGACGGGCCAGATTCACACGCTCGCCGAGCACGACGGCTACGAGCAGCGGGAGGTCGTCGGCGCGACACTCGAAGCGGAGCCGCCGATGGAGGTCGTCTGGACGGTCGTCGAGGAGTCGTACCGCCGGACCGTCGAGCTGGTCGACAGCGACCTCTCGCCGACCCAGCAGGCGATGGAGATCGCCGAGGAGCAGGCGGTCGGCGAGCTCGAGCGGGTCGAGCGCGCCGGGACGGGCGAGATCCACGTGCTCTCGGTGCCGCCGGAACAGGTTCCCGACGCCGTCGAGGACGTGCTGGAGGACGAGGAGACGGTCGCGCGGGCGGCCCGCGTGGGGGCCGTGCGGGTCGAGGTGCGCAGCGACGCCGACGCGGGCGTGTTGAACGTGCGGTACCTGCCGGACTAG